A region from the Sandaracinus amylolyticus genome encodes:
- a CDS encoding PepSY-associated TM helix domain-containing protein: MKLPRHAFQTYWDVHAWSGAIAAIVLSAMFFAGVFALFHEEIALWQETRAHHAPGTTCRDASLEPLVARALEDAPFAARNAFVTLHEGACAPITIDLRGAEAQQRRIVIGDVRSGEVLDERSNVATFLFYFHFLYHPDVAWGMYVAGLLGLVLLLAIVSGVLIHLKDLARQLHRYRDDAHGVRVLFSDLHKVLGVMGLPFQTMVALTGTIICFAAPLARAWQGPVFANDPNAALYTFFDIDRAPPPSDVAGPRLPIDELVARARAALPEMEAESVRIVSPGDASSSIEVRGPVHGVLFGQARVRVRASDGEVLRVSVLDRARATHVLMRWVYGLHYAYAGGAVTRLLYALLGIAGCATLLSGNWIWLARRDRKREHRGNRVLARLTLGVGLGIANAVAAMFLASRVLPMSLAWHVEGEVAAFVLVWIAVTIAAFVARDEARCAIATLVAAGATFLLVPIVSIAVTPLHLLAAPTSVVAAVDVGLAACGALLLGCAALVRRGARRAR; encoded by the coding sequence GTGAAGCTCCCTCGTCACGCGTTCCAGACGTACTGGGACGTGCACGCGTGGTCGGGCGCGATCGCGGCGATCGTGCTGAGCGCGATGTTCTTCGCGGGCGTGTTCGCGCTCTTCCACGAAGAGATCGCGCTCTGGCAGGAGACGCGCGCGCATCACGCGCCGGGCACGACGTGTCGCGACGCGTCGCTCGAGCCGCTCGTCGCGCGCGCGCTCGAGGACGCGCCCTTCGCGGCGCGCAACGCGTTCGTCACGCTGCACGAGGGAGCGTGCGCGCCGATCACGATCGACCTGAGAGGCGCGGAGGCGCAGCAGCGTCGCATCGTGATCGGCGACGTGCGGAGCGGTGAGGTGCTCGACGAGCGATCGAACGTCGCGACGTTCCTCTTCTACTTCCACTTCCTCTATCACCCCGACGTCGCGTGGGGCATGTACGTCGCGGGGCTGCTCGGGCTCGTGCTGCTGCTCGCGATCGTGAGCGGCGTGCTGATCCACCTGAAGGACCTCGCGCGGCAGCTGCATCGTTATCGCGACGACGCGCACGGCGTGCGGGTGCTGTTCTCGGATCTGCACAAGGTGCTCGGCGTGATGGGGCTGCCGTTCCAGACGATGGTCGCGCTCACCGGCACGATCATCTGCTTCGCGGCCCCGCTCGCGCGCGCGTGGCAAGGGCCGGTGTTCGCGAACGATCCGAACGCGGCGCTCTACACGTTCTTCGACATCGATCGTGCGCCGCCGCCGAGCGACGTCGCGGGGCCACGGCTGCCGATCGACGAGCTCGTCGCGCGCGCGCGCGCCGCGCTGCCGGAGATGGAAGCGGAGTCGGTGCGCATCGTGAGCCCCGGCGACGCGAGCTCGTCGATCGAGGTCAGGGGGCCGGTGCACGGCGTGCTCTTCGGCCAAGCGCGCGTGCGCGTGCGGGCGAGCGACGGCGAGGTGCTCCGCGTCTCGGTGCTCGATCGCGCGCGCGCGACGCACGTGCTGATGCGCTGGGTGTACGGGCTGCACTACGCGTACGCCGGCGGCGCGGTCACGAGGCTGCTCTACGCGCTGCTCGGGATCGCGGGCTGCGCGACGCTGCTGAGCGGGAACTGGATCTGGCTCGCGCGTCGCGATCGCAAGCGAGAGCATCGCGGCAATCGCGTGCTCGCGCGGCTCACGCTCGGCGTGGGGCTCGGGATCGCGAACGCGGTCGCGGCGATGTTCCTCGCGAGCCGCGTGCTGCCGATGTCGCTCGCGTGGCACGTCGAGGGCGAGGTCGCGGCGTTCGTGCTGGTGTGGATCGCCGTGACGATCGCCGCGTTCGTCGCGCGCGACGAGGCGCGGTGCGCGATCGCGACGTTGGTCGCGGCGGGCGCGACGTTCCTGCTCGTGCCGATCGTGAGCATCGCGGTCACGCCGCTGCATCTGCTCGCGGCACCGACGTCGGTGGTCGCGGCGGTCGACGTCGGGCTCGCGGCGTGCGGCGCGTTGTTGCTCGGGTGCGCGGCGCTGGTGCGACGCGGCGCGCGCCGCGCGCGGTAG
- a CDS encoding DUF1565 domain-containing protein: protein MTRLGLALALLSLAACEASSRDPDAATPPPDGGTTSGPAAPALPSLTPCPAGWSERALEPGGPLVCDPPSDACPDATVRWPGATECTPVGAPCPSGAWPDDLAADAIHVDASATAPGDGSRDAPFATIADALAVASSGDVIAIAAGTYSGVVAPMVDVEIRGVCSARVTLTHVAGGGATQVVGVREGRAIALRDVTVQSADLMAIAVRGALTLRGVRVSGAGVSVAVLGAGARLDARELHVPHTSSDADGRAGRGVDLEAGSTGTIERVIVEDGGDSGIAVVHEGGSLIARDVAVIGTRGNGSGAFGNGIGVFDGATLMIERAVVRDVREAGLIVSIGSATVRDVVIDGVASEPTQSNGYGVLVRDGRLDADRVRVTGARRSGMLAARGATIAARDVVVHDVVADDAGFAVGIGVVGGRLELARAYLARLAVYGLSILEHEASSASGDVEDVTIRDVAVGAEDIGFGVLVSRSTATVSRLDLRGARVLGVDVMGEGAMLTLEDARIEEIDATSTFDFGRAIEVDVGGHAIVRRARFAGTRESAAASYEAGSRLELVDVEVSDVRERACAATTCSGQPGGVGVVALGGGAVRGEALRIAGAPLCGVMVAFDGALDLRGGEIRGCSVGACLQVEGYDVARVTDGVRYEENDVNVDFTGFPAPMSASAPPPL, encoded by the coding sequence ATGACGCGCCTCGGACTCGCGCTCGCGCTCCTCTCGCTCGCGGCGTGCGAAGCGTCGTCGCGCGATCCCGACGCCGCGACGCCTCCACCCGACGGCGGCACGACGAGCGGCCCCGCGGCTCCCGCGCTGCCCTCGCTCACTCCGTGTCCCGCGGGGTGGAGCGAGCGCGCGCTCGAGCCGGGCGGGCCGCTCGTCTGTGATCCGCCGAGCGATGCGTGTCCCGACGCGACGGTGCGCTGGCCCGGCGCGACCGAGTGCACGCCGGTGGGCGCGCCGTGTCCGAGCGGCGCGTGGCCCGACGATCTCGCGGCCGACGCGATCCACGTCGACGCGAGCGCGACCGCGCCGGGAGACGGGTCGCGCGACGCACCGTTCGCGACCATCGCCGATGCGCTCGCGGTCGCGTCGAGCGGCGACGTGATCGCGATCGCGGCGGGCACCTACTCGGGCGTGGTCGCGCCGATGGTCGACGTCGAGATCCGCGGCGTGTGCAGCGCGCGCGTGACGCTCACGCACGTCGCGGGCGGCGGCGCGACGCAGGTGGTCGGCGTGCGCGAGGGGCGCGCGATCGCGCTGCGCGACGTCACCGTGCAGAGCGCGGATCTCATGGCGATCGCGGTGCGTGGCGCGCTCACGCTGCGCGGGGTGCGCGTCTCGGGCGCGGGCGTCAGCGTCGCAGTGCTCGGCGCCGGTGCGCGGCTCGATGCGCGCGAGCTGCACGTGCCGCACACGTCGAGCGACGCCGACGGGCGCGCCGGGCGCGGCGTGGATCTCGAGGCGGGCAGCACCGGCACGATCGAGCGCGTGATCGTCGAGGACGGCGGCGACAGCGGGATCGCGGTGGTGCACGAGGGCGGGTCGCTGATCGCGCGCGACGTCGCGGTGATCGGCACGCGTGGCAACGGCAGCGGCGCGTTCGGCAACGGCATCGGCGTGTTCGACGGCGCGACGCTGATGATCGAGCGCGCGGTCGTGCGCGACGTGCGCGAGGCCGGGCTGATCGTGTCGATCGGGAGCGCGACGGTGCGCGACGTGGTGATCGACGGAGTCGCGAGCGAGCCCACGCAGAGCAACGGGTACGGCGTGCTCGTGCGCGACGGGCGTCTCGACGCGGATCGCGTGCGGGTCACGGGCGCGCGGCGCTCCGGGATGCTCGCCGCGCGTGGCGCGACGATTGCGGCGCGCGACGTCGTCGTGCACGACGTCGTCGCGGACGACGCTGGGTTCGCGGTCGGGATCGGCGTGGTCGGCGGCCGTCTCGAGCTGGCGCGCGCGTACCTCGCGCGGCTCGCGGTGTATGGCCTGTCGATCCTCGAGCACGAGGCCTCCAGCGCGAGCGGCGACGTGGAGGACGTCACGATCCGCGACGTCGCCGTGGGCGCGGAGGACATCGGGTTCGGCGTCCTCGTCAGCCGCTCGACCGCGACCGTGTCGCGCCTCGATCTCCGCGGCGCGCGCGTCCTCGGCGTCGACGTGATGGGCGAGGGCGCGATGCTGACCCTCGAGGACGCGCGCATCGAAGAGATCGACGCGACGAGCACGTTCGACTTCGGGCGCGCGATCGAGGTCGACGTCGGCGGGCACGCGATCGTGCGGCGCGCGCGCTTCGCGGGGACGCGCGAGAGCGCGGCGGCCAGCTACGAGGCGGGCTCGCGGCTCGAGCTCGTCGACGTCGAGGTGAGCGACGTGCGCGAGCGGGCGTGCGCAGCGACGACGTGCTCGGGCCAGCCCGGCGGGGTCGGCGTGGTCGCGCTCGGCGGGGGCGCGGTGCGCGGCGAAGCGCTGCGGATCGCGGGCGCGCCGCTGTGCGGCGTCATGGTCGCGTTCGACGGCGCGCTCGATCTGCGCGGCGGTGAGATCCGCGGGTGCAGCGTGGGCGCGTGCCTTCAGGTCGAGGGCTACGACGTGGCGCGCGTGACCGACGGCGTGCGCTACGAGGAGAACGACGTGAACGTCGACTTCACCGGATTTCCCGCGCCGATGAGCGCATCCGCGCCGCC
- a CDS encoding DUF2505 family protein — protein sequence MQIRIRHRFEGATREQVEALYLVDDDFNREAFERIQYERSVVELRRDGDHLKRVLRVRARGAVPAPLQALVPAGGFHFDEHTEYDFARHRGTWKTVPGVLHERVRASGTFEIVDVEGGAEIRFDGETKASLPLIGRAAERFALSTAEASHAALAAAARERLAKTS from the coding sequence ATGCAGATCCGGATCCGACATCGGTTCGAGGGCGCGACGCGCGAGCAGGTCGAGGCGCTCTACCTCGTCGACGACGACTTCAACCGCGAGGCGTTCGAGCGCATCCAGTACGAGCGCAGCGTCGTCGAGCTCCGACGGGACGGCGATCACCTGAAGCGCGTGCTGCGCGTGCGTGCGCGAGGTGCGGTGCCGGCGCCGCTGCAGGCGCTGGTGCCGGCCGGCGGGTTCCACTTCGACGAGCACACCGAGTACGACTTCGCGCGGCACCGCGGGACGTGGAAGACGGTGCCCGGCGTGCTCCACGAGCGCGTGCGTGCGTCGGGCACGTTCGAGATCGTCGACGTCGAGGGCGGTGCCGAGATCCGGTTCGACGGCGAGACGAAGGCGTCGCTGCCGCTGATCGGTCGCGCCGCCGAGCGCTTCGCGCTCAGCACGGCCGAGGCGAGCCACGCCGCGCTCGCCGCGGCGGCGCGCGAGCGCCTGGCGAAGACGAGCTGA
- a CDS encoding M15 family metallopeptidase has translation MRTSVRGVIAAAVAAAITGWLVATPSGAQEAASAAEAPLRCNEQQPEAGLIRGNWVVKARMSPEEQRERRRLAQEAIRVRTQRYGFFEGFGRSEWNPRPPLHYARGIRVFGLPVRLHERVIPAVRCAEQAIAESCTATPYTPVRLSGIRDRNTYHNGEVSNHVYGIALDVDPQRNSCCGCVAPWPDHPLCRLETDDIFQRMAMPECWVRQFQRFGFYWLGDDELRDTMHFEFLGDPDRIVAQ, from the coding sequence ATGCGGACGAGCGTGCGCGGGGTGATCGCGGCGGCGGTGGCGGCGGCGATCACGGGATGGTTGGTGGCGACGCCGAGCGGTGCGCAGGAGGCGGCTTCCGCGGCAGAAGCGCCGCTGCGCTGCAACGAGCAGCAGCCCGAGGCGGGCCTCATCCGCGGCAACTGGGTGGTGAAGGCCCGCATGTCGCCCGAGGAGCAGCGCGAGCGGCGCCGCCTCGCGCAGGAAGCGATCCGCGTGCGCACCCAGCGCTACGGGTTCTTCGAGGGCTTCGGGCGCAGCGAGTGGAACCCGCGCCCGCCGCTCCACTACGCGCGCGGCATCCGCGTGTTCGGCCTGCCGGTGCGCCTCCACGAGCGCGTGATCCCCGCGGTGCGCTGCGCCGAGCAGGCGATCGCGGAGTCGTGCACCGCGACGCCGTACACGCCGGTGCGCCTCAGCGGCATCCGCGATCGCAACACCTACCACAACGGCGAAGTCAGCAATCACGTCTACGGCATCGCGCTCGACGTCGATCCGCAGCGCAACTCGTGCTGCGGGTGCGTCGCGCCGTGGCCCGACCATCCGCTGTGTCGCCTCGAGACGGACGACATCTTCCAGCGCATGGCGATGCCCGAGTGCTGGGTGCGCCAGTTCCAGCGCTTCGGGTTCTACTGGCTCGGCGACGACGAGCTGCGGGACACGATGCACTTCGAGTTCCTCGGCGACCCCGATCGCATCGTCGCGCAGTGA
- a CDS encoding MxcI: MRTRRAVVVIGALALAACGGDDGGEPPALDAQYAVASTIFGDEGTTTYVVFLDTLDAGDVDLASAREFAGWATIGGVDRMLFVGDGESPTLTRYSADDQGTFAESGRISFLDYGARGALYRNVFAGTSRAFMAIDDVQRVAWDPATLEAIGVVELEGVDEARDGLAVRASFDRAAITRGDRVLHPHYFSDDDYYRFAPASQIAVVDGASGEARAVLEAPCPGLDVASVDEDGNAYFSNWVFSAAAPHFEESAPRPCVVRVPADRDEIDSTWTRDLSTLVGDRPTAAFRYLADGVGLVAVLHTEELPDDVAPGQAAVATAWRLWRVDTTSWSAAPIDEIGLFSGGYYAFRVDGDRTIVLLPTDDYGSTSAYEIGPEGAPTLRFTIPGWAYQLVQLGD, translated from the coding sequence GTGCGGACACGACGAGCGGTGGTGGTGATCGGCGCGCTCGCGCTCGCGGCGTGCGGCGGTGACGACGGTGGCGAGCCGCCCGCGCTCGACGCGCAGTACGCGGTCGCGAGCACGATCTTCGGCGACGAAGGGACGACGACCTACGTCGTCTTCCTCGACACGCTCGACGCAGGCGACGTCGACCTCGCGAGCGCGCGCGAGTTCGCGGGCTGGGCGACGATCGGCGGCGTCGACCGCATGCTCTTCGTCGGCGACGGCGAGTCGCCCACGCTGACGCGCTACTCCGCGGACGACCAGGGCACGTTCGCCGAGAGCGGGCGCATCAGCTTCCTCGACTACGGCGCGCGCGGCGCGCTCTATCGCAACGTGTTCGCCGGCACCTCGCGCGCGTTCATGGCGATCGACGACGTGCAGCGCGTCGCGTGGGATCCCGCGACGCTCGAGGCGATCGGCGTCGTCGAGCTCGAAGGCGTCGACGAGGCACGCGACGGGCTCGCGGTGCGCGCGAGCTTCGATCGCGCCGCGATCACGCGCGGCGATCGCGTGCTCCACCCGCACTACTTCTCGGACGACGACTACTACCGCTTCGCGCCCGCGTCGCAGATCGCGGTGGTCGACGGCGCGAGCGGCGAGGCACGCGCGGTCCTCGAAGCGCCCTGCCCCGGGCTCGACGTCGCGAGCGTCGACGAGGACGGCAACGCGTACTTCAGCAACTGGGTGTTCAGCGCCGCCGCGCCGCACTTCGAAGAGAGCGCGCCGCGTCCTTGCGTCGTGCGCGTGCCCGCGGACCGCGACGAGATCGACTCGACGTGGACGCGCGATCTCTCGACGCTCGTCGGCGATCGCCCGACCGCCGCGTTCCGCTACCTCGCCGACGGCGTCGGCCTCGTCGCGGTGCTGCACACCGAGGAGCTCCCCGACGACGTCGCTCCGGGCCAGGCCGCGGTCGCGACCGCGTGGCGGCTCTGGCGCGTCGACACCACGTCGTGGAGCGCCGCGCCGATCGACGAGATCGGTCTCTTCTCGGGCGGCTACTACGCGTTCCGCGTCGACGGCGATCGCACCATCGTGCTCCTGCCGACCGACGACTACGGCTCGACGTCGGCGTACGAGATCGGACCGGAGGGCGCGCCGACGCTGCGCTTCACGATCCCCGGCTGGGCGTATCAGCTCGTGCAGCTCGGCGACTGA
- a CDS encoding glutaredoxin family protein: MSPGPSAGRRSPAIWIGVALVAIGGVIVSAAAATRGGRGHTDPVAIAPEADAHAAHEAHEAHAVPATLADASRVVSIEMYSAAWCQACSRAKAWMRDQGITYHEVDVDRRAGALAQLQMLNPRRSLPTFDVDGQVLVGFEEARLRAAIDDAARRR, from the coding sequence GTGAGCCCAGGGCCCTCGGCGGGAAGGCGCAGCCCCGCGATCTGGATCGGTGTCGCGCTCGTCGCGATCGGCGGTGTGATCGTCAGCGCAGCGGCAGCGACCCGAGGCGGTCGCGGACACACCGACCCGGTGGCGATCGCGCCCGAGGCCGACGCGCATGCGGCCCACGAAGCGCACGAGGCTCACGCGGTGCCCGCGACGCTCGCCGACGCGAGCCGCGTGGTCTCCATCGAGATGTACAGCGCGGCGTGGTGCCAGGCGTGCAGCCGCGCGAAGGCGTGGATGCGCGACCAGGGCATCACGTACCACGAGGTCGACGTCGATCGCCGCGCGGGCGCGCTCGCGCAGCTGCAGATGCTGAACCCGCGCCGCAGCCTTCCGACGTTCGACGTCGACGGCCAGGTGCTCGTCGGGTTCGAAGAGGCGCGCCTGCGCGCCGCGATCGACGACGCCGCGCGTCGCCGCTGA
- a CDS encoding carboxypeptidase M32, protein MQPSEWSALVAHLTEIETLDGVMGVLGWDEQTYMPKKAAELRGAQLALLSRLHHERTTDARIGRWIELLEGDRATASDPIRSACLRNLGRTYRREKRVPAELVDKLARARSEGFQAWIEAKKNADFARFAPVLQTLLDLSRRRAETIDEKRHPYEVLLEQYDPGTSVESLRSMFARLREGLVPLIEAISAQPQQPELGGGWDETKQWALSREVAAALGYDFDGGRLDPSEHPFSTGQGPGDVRITAHLDANDLLSGLGGTIHETGHALYEQGLPVAHTGTTVREAASYGLHESQSRFWENYVGRSKPFATWLAGVVKKHFPEKAQSPDAIYRASNRVERGLIRVQADEVTYNLHVVIRFEIELALFEGTLAVKDLPSAWNTKYREYLGITPPDDARGVLQDVHWSGAAFGYFPSYTLGNLYAASFGAAMQQAIPDLWARVERGDFAPILAWLREKVHAQGHVLEAPEIVRAAVGDRDHVEDLLAYLWGRQGAIYGVKRT, encoded by the coding sequence TTGCAGCCCAGCGAGTGGAGCGCGCTCGTCGCGCACCTCACCGAGATCGAGACGCTCGACGGCGTGATGGGCGTGCTCGGTTGGGACGAGCAGACGTACATGCCGAAGAAGGCCGCGGAGCTCCGCGGCGCGCAGCTCGCGCTGCTCTCCCGGCTGCACCACGAGCGCACCACCGACGCGCGCATCGGTCGCTGGATCGAGCTGCTCGAGGGTGACCGCGCGACCGCGAGCGATCCGATCCGCAGCGCGTGCCTGCGCAACCTCGGTCGCACCTATCGCCGCGAGAAGCGCGTCCCCGCGGAGCTCGTCGACAAGCTCGCGCGCGCGCGAAGCGAGGGCTTCCAGGCGTGGATCGAGGCGAAGAAGAACGCGGACTTCGCGCGCTTCGCGCCGGTGCTGCAGACGCTGCTCGATCTGTCACGGCGTCGCGCGGAGACGATCGACGAGAAGCGTCATCCGTACGAGGTCCTGCTCGAGCAGTACGACCCCGGCACGTCGGTCGAGAGCCTGCGCTCGATGTTCGCGCGGCTGCGCGAAGGGCTCGTGCCGCTGATCGAGGCGATCAGCGCGCAGCCGCAGCAGCCCGAGCTCGGCGGCGGATGGGACGAGACGAAGCAGTGGGCGCTCTCGCGCGAGGTCGCGGCGGCGCTCGGCTACGACTTCGACGGAGGCCGTCTCGATCCGAGCGAGCATCCGTTCTCCACGGGTCAGGGCCCGGGCGACGTGCGCATCACGGCGCATCTCGACGCGAACGATCTGCTGAGCGGGCTCGGCGGCACGATCCACGAGACCGGTCACGCGCTCTACGAGCAGGGCCTGCCGGTCGCGCACACCGGCACGACGGTGCGCGAGGCCGCGAGCTACGGCCTGCACGAGTCGCAGAGCCGCTTCTGGGAGAACTACGTCGGGCGCAGCAAGCCCTTCGCGACGTGGCTCGCGGGCGTGGTGAAGAAGCACTTCCCCGAGAAGGCACAGAGCCCGGACGCGATCTACCGCGCGAGCAATCGCGTCGAGCGCGGGCTCATCCGCGTGCAGGCCGACGAGGTCACCTACAACCTGCACGTCGTCATCCGCTTCGAGATCGAGCTCGCGCTGTTCGAGGGCACGCTCGCCGTGAAGGATCTACCGAGCGCGTGGAACACGAAGTACCGCGAGTACCTCGGCATCACGCCGCCCGACGACGCGCGCGGTGTGCTGCAGGACGTGCACTGGTCGGGCGCGGCGTTCGGCTACTTCCCGAGCTACACGCTCGGCAACCTCTACGCGGCGAGCTTCGGCGCCGCGATGCAGCAGGCGATCCCCGATCTCTGGGCGCGCGTGGAGCGCGGTGACTTCGCGCCGATCCTCGCGTGGCTGCGCGAGAAGGTGCACGCGCAGGGGCACGTGCTCGAGGCGCCGGAGATCGTGCGCGCTGCGGTGGGCGATCGCGATCACGTCGAGGATCTGCTGGCGTACCTGTGGGGCCGTCAGGGCGCGATCTACGGCGTGAAGCGGACGTGA